One window from the genome of Hypanus sabinus isolate sHypSab1 unplaced genomic scaffold, sHypSab1.hap1 scaffold_969, whole genome shotgun sequence encodes:
- the LOC132390588 gene encoding NACHT, LRR and PYD domains-containing protein 3-like, with translation MDTDLNSAISTFLSHCDDHQLFRLTRFYMERLEQAIEEGVEGLGLMLTGEDHFTGQEYHSVTELAEKGNRAGASKLLLDLVIEKGSGARRVMWESFLKLHHHLPKLSRILNEIRERGDGQFPYMDTERGFSEVPKHLKDVRRKHKETLRTQTEKLRVNTILMSEKVKVFQLVDRYAELTVISTVRDRTLVEHELLARGRDHEQWREKDLRGKLEKIRTDQLFKKSFVQKLKRSIFRNKSGMSAAVAGVPGIGKSTMVQKIVYDWATGKIYQKFQFVFSFKFRDLNAINCRINLKELILHQYPYFGNILREVWKHTEGLLFIFDGLDEFKDKINFVEGRRDTESQYTDPEFKCNVSDIVYSLIQGKLLPGCSVLVTTRPTALHLLEKADISIWAEILGFVGEERKEYFIRYFEDQTVAEAVFKHVKENEILYTMSYNPSYCWILALALGPFFTQRVRDPQRVPKTISQLYSYYIYNILKNHGRETENPRDVLLRVGQMAFKGVSERKIVFTDGDLIKYDLQPSQFLSGFLMELLEREDSARCVVYTFPHLTIQEFVAAVAQFLNPHPEDILKFLTEVHSTTDGRFEVFLRFVAGLSSPMTVRGLEEFLGPFPHQTTCRVIDWVKEEVKRQSGNTESEAGKRSRLNTLHYVFESQNRGLAQAALGSVETLSFRGMTLTPIDCAVLSHVIGLCDTIKILDLGICHIQCEGIQRLGPGLHKCQ, from the exons agcgTGACTGAGCTCGCGGAGAAGGGAAACCGAGCGGGCGCTTCCAAACTCCTCCTGGATCTGGTGATTGAGAAGGGCTCCGGGGCCCGGAgagtgatgtgggaatcctttctgAAACTACATCACCACCTACCGAAGCTGAGCAGAATACTGAATGAAATACGGGAGCGAG GTGATGGCCAGTTCCCCTACATGGACACTGAGCGGGGTTTCTCTGAAGTGCCCAAACATCTGAAAG ATGTTCGaaggaaacacaaggagactctgcggacacaaactgaaaaactgagagtgaacacgatcctgatgagtgagaaggtgaaggttttccagctggttgatcgatacgctgagctcacggtcatttctactgttcgagatcggacactggtggaacatgagctgctggcaagaggcagagaccacgagcaGTGGAGAGAAAAAGATCTCCGTGGtaagctggaaaaaatccggactgatcagttATTCAAGAAGAGCTTTGTTCAAAAATTGAAAAGATCTATCTTTAGAAACAAATCCGGGATGTccgcagcagtggccggagtcccagggatcgggaaatcaacaatggtacaaaagattgtttatgactgggccacggggaaaatataccaaaagttccagtttgtcttcagtttcaaattccgggatttaaatgccattaactgcagaataaacctgaaAGAACTGATTCTGCATCAATATccctactttgggaatatcctgagagaggtctggaaacACACAGAGGGACTGCTGTTCATATTTGACGGATTGGATGAATTCAAGGACAAAATCAACTTTGTTGAAGGTCGGAGAGACACAGAATCACAGTacacagatcctgaattcaagtgcaacgtgtctgacattgtgtacagtttaatccagggcaagctgctcccagggtgttcagtgctggtgaccacccgtcccactgctttacatttattggaaaaggcagacATCAgtatctgggctgaaatcctgggatttgttggcgaggaacggaaggaatatttcatcagatattttgaagatcagacggtggcagaagctgttttcaaacacgtgaaggagaacgagatcctgtacaccatgagctacaacccatcctactgctggatcctcgctctggcactgggccccttcttcacacaaagagtcagggacccgcagcgagttcccaagactatctcccaactgtactcctactatatttacaacatcctgaaaaaccacggccgtgagactgagaacccccgtgatgtgttactcagggttggtcagatggccttcaaaggagtgtccgagaggaagattgtgtttacagatggagatttgatcaagtacgatctgcagccttcccagttcctatccgggttcctgatggagcttttggagagagaggattctgcccggtgcgtggtgtacacattcccacacctcaccatccaagagtttgtagctgcagtcgcacaattcctgaatccacatcccgaggatatcctgaaattccttacAGAAGTCCACAgcacgacagatgggcgatttgaggtatttctccgttttgttgctggtctctcctccccaatgacagttcggggcctggaggagtttctgggtccatttcctcatcaaacaacctgccgggtgattgactgggtgaaggaggaggttaaacgccagagtggaaacacagagagtgaagctggtaaaaggagccgcctgaacacattgcactacgtttttgagtctcagaatcgtgggctggctcaggccgcactgggatctgtggaaacactttcattccgtggaatgacactgaccccgattgactgcgcggtcctgtctcatgtcatcggactctgtgatacaataaaaatcCTCGACCTGGGGatctgccacattcagtgtgaaggaatacagcggctgggacccgggctgcacaagtgccagga